In one window of Brevibacillus laterosporus LMG 15441 DNA:
- a CDS encoding (2Fe-2S) ferredoxin domain-containing protein, translating into MATWDLSKTKHHILLCNGGSCMRKGGEEVTVAIRQEIARQRADEQIHTTRTRCNGRCEDACVLIVYPDGVWYQNVQPEDAKEIVEHLVQGQHYQAKISHRYSGDGFVRNETVALGVKK; encoded by the coding sequence ATGGCAACATGGGATTTATCGAAAACAAAGCACCATATCCTGCTATGTAATGGTGGTAGCTGCATGCGAAAAGGTGGCGAAGAAGTCACTGTGGCGATTCGTCAGGAAATAGCCCGGCAGCGAGCAGATGAACAGATTCATACAACCCGGACCAGATGTAATGGACGCTGTGAGGATGCCTGTGTCTTGATTGTGTATCCAGATGGAGTTTGGTATCAAAATGTTCAGCCTGAGGATGCGAAAGAGATTGTCGAACATCTTGTCCAAGGACAGCATTATCAGGCTAAAATTAGCCATAGATACTCCGGCGACGGATTTGTTAGAAATGAAACCGTAGCGCTTGGGGTAAAGAAATAA
- a CDS encoding transposase — MGKIRKTYSKNFKLKAVQLYLSGEQGYKTLTRDLGISDPSILRRWVDHYRKEGIQGLDEKRGRTKNPLRGRPRTRPESTEEEIVRLRAENEFLKKWLGLEKR; from the coding sequence ATGGGGAAAATTAGAAAAACATATTCAAAGAATTTTAAGCTAAAAGCCGTACAGCTTTATTTGAGCGGTGAACAAGGGTACAAAACACTTACAAGGGATCTCGGCATTAGTGACCCTTCTATTTTAAGAAGATGGGTTGATCATTATAGAAAGGAAGGTATACAGGGACTAGATGAAAAACGCGGGAGAACAAAAAATCCTCTTAGAGGAAGACCACGAACAAGGCCAGAGAGTACGGAGGAAGAGATAGTTCGATTACGTGCAGAGAACGAATTCTTAAAAAAGTGGCTAGGTCTAGAAAAGAGGTGA